A genomic window from Thunnus thynnus chromosome 12, fThuThy2.1, whole genome shotgun sequence includes:
- the LOC137194559 gene encoding ATP-sensitive inward rectifier potassium channel 10 isoform X2, which translates to MTSATPPSSRSSSPQKVCHSQTQTDVLKPLLGGGISGGGGTLRKRRRVLSKDGRSNVRIEHVSGRSALYMRDLWTTFLDMQWRYKFFLFIATFAGTWFLFGVLWYLVALVHGDLLEFDPPSNHTPCVMQMQTLTGAFLFSLESQTTIGYGFRCITEECPAAIILLIIQLVLTMLMEIFITGTFLAKVARPKKRGETVKFSQHAVVSTHEGRPCLMIRVANMRKSLLLGCQVTGKLLQTSLTKEGETVRLDQRNVPFQVDTSSDSPFLILPLTFYHIIDDSSPLRAWAAKGGGWTDPELADFELLVIMSATVEPTSATCQVRTSYLPDEILWGYEFPPVVSLSTSGKYVADFAFFDKVAKTKTTPIFKPASPQHGYQSNGGGTLPEVSDPEKIRLEQSYRERGEDRGRVRDTPLSVRISNV; encoded by the exons ATGACATCTGCCACACCTCCTTCCTCTCGTAGCTCCTCGCCCCAGAAAGTTTGCCActctcagacacaaacagacgTTTTGAAACCCTTATTGGGTGGTGGCATTTCTGGTGGGGGTGGAacactgaggaagaggagacgcGTCCTGTCcaaagatggacgtagcaatGTGCGCATCGAGCATGTCAGCGGGCGGAGTGCTCTGTACATGCGTGACCTCTGGACAACATTTCTGGACATGCAGTGGCGCTACAAGTTCTTCCTTTTCATCGCCACGTTTGCGGGGACCTGGTTCCTGTTTGGGGTGCTGTGGTACCTTGTGGCATTGGTGCATGGAGATCTGCTAG AGTTTGACCCTCCATCCAATCACACACCCTGTGTGATGCAGATGCAGACCCTGACGGGGGCCTTCCTCTTCTCCCTGGAGTCCCAGACGACCATTGGCTATGGTTTCCGCTGCATCACTGAGGAATGTCCAGCTGccatcatcctcctcatcatccagctggttcTCACCATGCTGATGGAGATCTTCATCACTGGTACCTTCCTGGCCAAG GTTGCTCGGCCAAAGAAGCGAGGAGAGACTGTGAAGTTTAGCCAGCATGCTGTGGTGTCGACCCACGAAGGCCGACCCTGCCTGATGATCAGGGTAGCCAACATGCGCAAGAGTCTCCTGCTGGGGTGTCAG GTGACTGGAAAACTGCTTCAGACGTCTCTGACCAAGGAAGGTGAGACAGTTCGTCTGGACCAGAGGAACGTCCCCTTTCAAGTGGATACATCCAGCGACAGCCCCTTCCTCATTCTGCCCCTCACCTTCTACCACATCATTGATGACAGCAGCCCCCTGCGAGCCTGGGCAGCCAAGG GTGGTGGCTGGACAGATCCAGAGCTGGCTGACTTTGAGCTGCTGGTGATCATGAGCGCTACAGTGGAGCCGACCTCCGCCACCTGCCAGGTTCGTACCTCCTACTTGCCAGATGAGATCCTCTGGGGCTATGAGTTCCCCCCTGTGGTCTCCCTCTCCACGTCAGGTAAATACGTAGCGGACTTCGCCTTCTTCGACAAAGTGGCCAAGACCAAGACCACGCCCATCTTCAAACCAGCCAGCCCCCAGCATGGATACCAGAGCAATGGGGGCGGGACTTTGCCCGAGGTATCTGATCCAGAGAAGATTCGTCTGGAGCAGAGCTatagggagagaggggaggaccGTGGGCGTGTCAGGGACACTCCCCTCAGTGTTCGCATCAGCAATGTGTAA
- the LOC137194559 gene encoding ATP-sensitive inward rectifier potassium channel 10 isoform X1, with product MTTLNPSFFVIHQMTSATPPSSRSSSPQKVCHSQTQTDVLKPLLGGGISGGGGTLRKRRRVLSKDGRSNVRIEHVSGRSALYMRDLWTTFLDMQWRYKFFLFIATFAGTWFLFGVLWYLVALVHGDLLEFDPPSNHTPCVMQMQTLTGAFLFSLESQTTIGYGFRCITEECPAAIILLIIQLVLTMLMEIFITGTFLAKVARPKKRGETVKFSQHAVVSTHEGRPCLMIRVANMRKSLLLGCQVTGKLLQTSLTKEGETVRLDQRNVPFQVDTSSDSPFLILPLTFYHIIDDSSPLRAWAAKGGGWTDPELADFELLVIMSATVEPTSATCQVRTSYLPDEILWGYEFPPVVSLSTSGKYVADFAFFDKVAKTKTTPIFKPASPQHGYQSNGGGTLPEVSDPEKIRLEQSYRERGEDRGRVRDTPLSVRISNV from the exons ATGACAACACTTAACCCCTCTTTCTTTGTTATTCACCAGATGACATCTGCCACACCTCCTTCCTCTCGTAGCTCCTCGCCCCAGAAAGTTTGCCActctcagacacaaacagacgTTTTGAAACCCTTATTGGGTGGTGGCATTTCTGGTGGGGGTGGAacactgaggaagaggagacgcGTCCTGTCcaaagatggacgtagcaatGTGCGCATCGAGCATGTCAGCGGGCGGAGTGCTCTGTACATGCGTGACCTCTGGACAACATTTCTGGACATGCAGTGGCGCTACAAGTTCTTCCTTTTCATCGCCACGTTTGCGGGGACCTGGTTCCTGTTTGGGGTGCTGTGGTACCTTGTGGCATTGGTGCATGGAGATCTGCTAG AGTTTGACCCTCCATCCAATCACACACCCTGTGTGATGCAGATGCAGACCCTGACGGGGGCCTTCCTCTTCTCCCTGGAGTCCCAGACGACCATTGGCTATGGTTTCCGCTGCATCACTGAGGAATGTCCAGCTGccatcatcctcctcatcatccagctggttcTCACCATGCTGATGGAGATCTTCATCACTGGTACCTTCCTGGCCAAG GTTGCTCGGCCAAAGAAGCGAGGAGAGACTGTGAAGTTTAGCCAGCATGCTGTGGTGTCGACCCACGAAGGCCGACCCTGCCTGATGATCAGGGTAGCCAACATGCGCAAGAGTCTCCTGCTGGGGTGTCAG GTGACTGGAAAACTGCTTCAGACGTCTCTGACCAAGGAAGGTGAGACAGTTCGTCTGGACCAGAGGAACGTCCCCTTTCAAGTGGATACATCCAGCGACAGCCCCTTCCTCATTCTGCCCCTCACCTTCTACCACATCATTGATGACAGCAGCCCCCTGCGAGCCTGGGCAGCCAAGG GTGGTGGCTGGACAGATCCAGAGCTGGCTGACTTTGAGCTGCTGGTGATCATGAGCGCTACAGTGGAGCCGACCTCCGCCACCTGCCAGGTTCGTACCTCCTACTTGCCAGATGAGATCCTCTGGGGCTATGAGTTCCCCCCTGTGGTCTCCCTCTCCACGTCAGGTAAATACGTAGCGGACTTCGCCTTCTTCGACAAAGTGGCCAAGACCAAGACCACGCCCATCTTCAAACCAGCCAGCCCCCAGCATGGATACCAGAGCAATGGGGGCGGGACTTTGCCCGAGGTATCTGATCCAGAGAAGATTCGTCTGGAGCAGAGCTatagggagagaggggaggaccGTGGGCGTGTCAGGGACACTCCCCTCAGTGTTCGCATCAGCAATGTGTAA